One window of Populus nigra chromosome 5, ddPopNigr1.1, whole genome shotgun sequence genomic DNA carries:
- the LOC133695442 gene encoding F-box/LRR-repeat protein 4, translating to MASICINEKLTDDELRSILSKLENDKDKEIFGLVCKRWLGLQSNGRKRLAARAGPHMLQKMAARFSRLIELDLSQSVSRSFYPGVTDSDLAVIADGFRCLKVLNLQNCKGISDKGMSSIGGGLSSLQSLNVSYCRKLTDKGLSAVAEGSQGLRSLHLDGCKLVTDEVLKALSKNCPNLEELGLQGCTSITDCGLADLVSGCRQIHFLDINKCSNVGDSGVSTVSEACSSFMKTLKLMDCFRVGNKSILSLAKFCKNLETLIIGGCRDISDESIKSLATSCQSSLKNLRMDWCLNISNSSISFILTKCRNLEALDIGCCGEVTDAVFHGLGAMETEMRLKVLKISSCPKITVTGIGMLLDKCNSLEYLDVRSCPHITKSGCDEVGLQFPDCCKVNFNGSLNEPDVLL from the exons ATGGCTTCTATTTGCATAAATGAGAAATTAACAGATGATGAACTAAGATCAATATTATCAAAGCTAGAGAATGATAAGGACAAGGAGATATTTGGGCTGGTTTGTAAGAGATGGTTAGGTTTGCAGAGTAATGGAAGGAAGAGACTTGCTGCTAGAGCTGGACCTCACATGCTTCAAAAGATGGCTGCTAGGTTTTCTAGATTGATTGAATTGGACTTGTCTCAGTCTGTTTCAAGGTCTTTCTATCCTGGTGTTACTGATTCTGATCTTGCTGTTATTGCTGATGGTTTTAGATGCTTAAAGGTCCTGAATTTGCAGAATTGTAAAG GTATCTCAGATAAGGGAATGTCATCAATTGGAGGTGGTCTTTCATCTCTACAGTCCTTGAATGTATCCTATTGCAGAAAGCTAACAGACAAGGGATTGTCAGCTGTTGCTGAGGGCAGTCAAGGTCTGCGAAGCCTGCATCTTGATGGATGCAAACTTGTTACTGATGAAGTACTAAAAGCTCTTTCTAAGAACTGTCCAAATCTAGAAGAGTTGGGCCTGCAAGGTTGTACCAGCATAACTGACTGTGGACTTGCAGATCTTGTCAGTGGATGCCGGCAGATTCATTTCTTAGATATCAATAAATGCAGTAATGTGGGGGACAGTGGGGTTTCCACTGTTTCAGAGGCATGCTCATCTTTCATGAAGACACTAAAGCTGATGGATTGTTTTAGAGTTGGGAACAAGTCTATTTTATCTCTGGCCAAGTTTTGCAAAAATCTGGAAACCCTCATCATTGGTGGCTGTAGAGACATCTCTGATGAGTCTATAAAATCCTTGGCCACTTCCTGTCAAAGCAGTTTGAAGAACTTGCGCATGGACTGGTGTTTAAACATCTCAAACTCGTCAATAAGCTTCATCCTCACTAAGTGCAGAAACCTGGAGGCTCTTGATATTGGGTGCTGCGGGGAGGTTACAGATGCTGTCTTTCATGGTTTAGGGGCTATGGAAACCGAAATGAGGCTAAAGGTTTTGAAAATCAGTAGCTGCCCAAAGATCACAGTGACTGGGATAGGCATGCTTTTGGATAAATGCAACTCTTTGGAATACCTTGATGTAAGGTCCTGCCCGCACATTACCAAGTCAGGTTGTGATGAGGTTGGATTGCAGTTCCCTGACTGCTGTAAAGTGAATTTCAATGGAAGTTTAAATGAGCCAGACGTTCTACTGTGA
- the LOC133695339 gene encoding GEM-like protein 7 encodes MKTSQKQVIGIPIRSAAYSVEKMPRLLLENAEQRYIPTPANKSLTCKQNKTDSLLKRMNKLGKKADKFAHGIREHVKLGTRITETLIGKLSLGARIIKVGGVKKVFRQLFGVSEGERLLKVCQCYLSTTAGPIAGLLFTSTEKIAFCSERSIKLSSPEGKLTRIHYKVVIPLRKVKTANQSENVKKPSEKYIEIVTVDDFDFWFMGFFSCQKAFKSLQQAITQKQMNTSHSTLM; translated from the exons ATGAAGACTTCACAGAAACAAGTTATTGGAATTCCAATCAGATCAGCAGCATATTCTGTTGAGAAGATGCCAAGACTGTTACTTGAAAATGCTGAACAGCGCTATATTCCAACCCCCGCAAATAAATCTCTGACATGCAAGCAAA ATAAAACAGATTCATTGCTTAAGAGGATGAACAAGCTAGGGAAAAAAGCTGACAAATTTGCTCATGGAATCCGAGAGCATG TGAAACTGGGGACCAGGATCACTGAAACTCTTATAGGGAAGCTGAGCTTGGGGGCTAGGATTATTAAAGTAGGAGGGGTGAAGAAAGTTTTCAGGCAGCTATTTGGTGTTAGTGAAGGAGAGAGATTGCTGAAGGTTTGCCAATGTTATTTGTCAACCACAGCAGGTCCTATTGCAGGCCTCCTCTTTACCTCTACTGAAAAGATTGCCTTCTGCAGTGAGAGATCGATTAAATTGTCTTCTCCAGAAGGAAAGTTGACCAGGATTCATTATAAG GTAGTTATCCCATTAAGAAAGGTAAAGACAGCCAACCAAAGTGAGAATGTGAAGAAGCCATCGGAGAAGTACATAGAAATAGTAACGGtagatgattttgatttctGGTTTATGGGTTTCTTCAGCTGTCAGAAAGCTTTCAAGTCTCTTCAGCAGGCAATAACTCAAAAACAGATGAATACAAGCCATTCAACTCTGATGTAG
- the LOC133693375 gene encoding senescence-specific cysteine protease SAG39-like — translation MRFTKQSQFICLALLFVLGAWPSKSVARTLQDVSTYERHEQWMAQYGRVYKDDAEKETRYNIFKENVARIGAFNSQTGKSYKLGVNQFADLSNEEFKASRNRFKGHMCSPQAGPFRYENVSAVPATMDWRKKGAVTPVKDQGQCGCCWAFSAVAAMEGINQLTTGKLISLSEQEVVDCDTKGEDQGCNGGLMDDAFKFIEQNKGLTTEANYPYTGTDGTCNTQKEATHAAKITGFEDVPANSEAALMKAVAKQPVSVAIEAGGFEFQFYSSGIFTGSCGTQLDHGVTAVGYGISDGTKYWLVKNSWGAQWGEEGYIRMQKDISAKEGLCGIAMQASYPSA, via the exons ATGAGGTTCACAAAACAATCCCAATTCATTTGTCTGGCCTTGCTCTTCGTGTTGGGAGCTTGGCCTTCCAAATCTGTCGCTCGTACCCTCCAGGATGTGTCCACGTACGAGAGGCATGAGCAATGGATGGCTCAGTATGGACGTGTATACAAGGATGACGCTGAGAAGGAGACGCGTTACAACATATTCAAGGAAAACGTTGCACGCATAGGTGCGTTTAACAGCCAAACCGGCAAATCTTACAAACTCGGTGTCAATCAATTTGCAGATCTGTCAAATGAAGAATTCAAAGCTTCACGTAATAGATTCAAGGGCCATATGTGCTCTCCACAAGCAGGTCCTTTCAGATATGAAAACGTTTCTGCAGTGCCAGCTACCATGGACTGGAGAAAGAAAGGAGCCGTGACCCCCGTCAAGGACCAAGGACAGTGTG GTTGTTGTTGGGCATTTTCGGCAGTGGCGGCAATGGAAGGAATCAATCAGCTCACAACTGGTAAATTGATCTCCCTTTCAGAGCAAGAGGTTGTTGACTGTGACACCAAGGGTGAGGATCAAGGATGCAATGGTGGTTTGATGGATGATGCCTTCAAATTCATTGAACAAAACAAGGGCCTAACAACTGAGGCCAACTACCCATATACAGGAACAGATGGAACTTGCAACACTCAAAAAGAAGCCACCCATGCCGCAAAGATAACCGGGTTCGAAGATGTGCCAGCAAACAGCGAAGCTGCACTGATGAAGGCTGTTGCTAAGCAACCAGTTTCTGTCGCCATTGAAGCTGGTGGATTTGAGTTCCAATTCTACTCGAGTGGCATCTTTACAGGAAGCTGCGGCACTCAACTAGACCATGGTGTTACGGCTGTTGGTTACGGGATCAGCGATGGAACAAAATATTGGCTAGTGAAGAACTCATGGGGTGCACAATGGGGCGAGGAGGGATACATCAGAATGCAGAAAGATATATCTGCAAAGGAGGGACTCTGTGGCATAGCAATGCAAGCCTCTTACCCTTCTGCCTGA